One window of the Methylosinus trichosporium OB3b genome contains the following:
- a CDS encoding non-ribosomal peptide synthetase — MSCRLPGAASCEEFWDLLASERDAVGPIGGARWDGAKPDFGGLLDRVDRFDNDFFGISAREARSMDPQQRLLLEETWRCLEDAGVAQDELRSRVTAVYASVMTIDYHQNVAAPGTPVDSYACLGNYVGILANRLSHVFGWRGESYALDAACAGSLTALHQARRALLAGECDYALVAGVSLIINPWHYRSFGKSRMLSASGRCRTFDRDADGYAPGEGVAVALLCREEDATRNGLRLHGRILGTATGHVGSSRSITAPCVEAQRRVIEAAAQAAGIGLDSVSYVEAHGTGTPLGDPVEIAALGAAFSAGPRSEPCRVGSVKTNIGHLEAAAGLAGLVKTLLMMRHRRIAPSLHLDSVNPLIDFESGPLRPATRAEPWEAPVLRAGVSAFGFGGANAHAIVEEPPPLVAPAPSGATRLPFLLSAASLASFGALWESWRGFVASAAFERAALADILGTLACGRAPLAYRFAAAVADKFELAHLLSGPPPEPGACAAPRVLADIGGDHSLGLARLALLQALGLRSLILAHDGDLADTDCALWPRYDRRARRLRLPIALDAAYLARLREGLVLPEAPLAARVLGRARDLLHSNFSFRANIEDWGKRACVDLVGWLDAPPAGADDRRLLLLAVAVAHRRILARWRLPEPRETAGESFDEVAALVVDGLLDENEAIALLGRDPLERVAERLALRAVAAKGAPDHPILRRESAARAGEVALAAPPAADLILRLDEGSETELLARLWRAGASFDWRALGESFRTVSLPLYPFAGERHWIDLPPPPSAEDPLDAYVANTLFVALDRAGALTPLGAGFSREEMARRGEVDRADLDRALHILSAHGLVALEGGQARALRTRREAAKAAAALRERLADASDNIDAGLERLLMAHSGTQRAAPPLPRSGLSNAPILAPATSWPGLSRPSTPTRRGFSESWRDVDVPASSTRPCPDVARREPSACRDKPGHDCGGEEPGRGLEQMRALIRRIVAECAGLGGEVVADDALFADLGIDSLAAGDVAERLGAALSRRIPVHVVDDCPTVERLARHLAAGHLEQGAPPSPSRAGSESEAVQAEGRNAPLGKDRLRELVARVAACDPASIGDDRRFEEVGVDSLASGDLAQLIGEALGRRVPPHVVDDHPTLARLAAFLADTPQLDFGVTTQWRLAEPGDLSSLGAYEIARRALAPDEIEVEVEAAGLNFRDVMEGLGRLGGAPRPLGLEFSGRVCRRGAGVADVEIGAAVVGVVIGALGRHVVTRRCLVAQKPEALSFAEAAAVPIVFLTALWCLEEIAPLRRGDSVLIHAGTGGVGLAALEIAAAAGATIIATAGSEEKRAHLAGLGVAHIGGSRSASFVETARRATAGRGVDVLLNCLAGPLIDAGLDLVAPGGAFIELGKTDIRSTAEIARRRPDIRYVVFDLLAEIDERPQGVGERLRAAMQRFAAGGFTAPPLSLFSFDEAPAALRHLARARHIGKVALTAAPAPAPRLARAEPATDGRIAIVAMSGRFPGAPDAASFWRLLREGREAIGEAPEGRWRDEEFAALGAQSSEESRLRAGGFLEEAESFDAAFFGVSPREALAMDPQQRLLLEEAFVALAAAGVAPRGEADPRVGVYIGASAGDYDLKTALLRLPQDGPSLLGQMPSSLAARVSYAFDFAGPAFTIDTGCTSSITALKLAAEALERGEIDMALVGAVAAQSTPQLAVQAARAEILAADGRCRSFSGDGEGLGLSEGVGVVVLKRLADALAAPDRPLAALRAVGVRQNGATRGFSAPSVAAQTALAREILARAGVEPAEVGYVEAHGVGTKTGDRAEASALAAVFGRGAPLPIGSVKSNIGHALATAGMAGLFKAVLQLRHAQLAPSLHAREEPPEFTGSRLVLNRRLAPWAAPSGKPRLAVVNAFGVNGGNGCLLVEEAPALAEPARAAPAEGLLVMTAAASQASLRARLESLAAWVAEERAQLADIACTLHAELAALPACARKFRAAFVACSSEELRAQIGAALAKDRLREARRHDPEMQRIFAGAAEQFCREAAVEGRSKLEAAAMMFMDGVDFRPPAPHPGARRLAFLPGYRFERQKFWPGAEPSLATERPRAAQSPNEDRRLTQLRSAAAEVLALPFAKLDAGASLPSLGLDSLLALDLRRRLLRALGAAPDVPALLSRTPLAALAAGLPQDAASAAPATIAVDPAARFEPFPLTDIQMAYWLGRGGGYALGGACQVYWEFVGAPDRDPARLEAAFNRLVALHDMLRAVVAPDATQRVLPSVPHYAIERHDFHDHGEGLAALRAAMSREQFDPERWPLFHVAFSRDGAVSRLHLSVDLLIIDVPSLALLIGQWARLEREPEAPLAPPAIAFRDYVLHRRRAEADAAFEDARAYWAKEGASLPPAPRLRGMKPLDAAPAPQWRRLHGRLDPAPRRALEAGAAAQGVTLVAVLVTTLAEVLAHWAEERRFTLNLTVNDRDAPHPDIARVIGDFTSTLLLDLDLETEAPFAARLETAAARLAAHLAHARFSGVKVAQQRGLRGEEALMPVVFTSMLGYGPLSGPLGRLDFGATRTPQVWLDVQAMDDEGALVLSFDAVEALFPSGLLDAIFATWREALAALAGDASLWRRPLGDWIGARERKWRDMRNATAHPLPEGLLHEPFLARALAHPERIAVIAAGQEVSYGRLLAQATAVAEALGPCAPNRLVAIGMSKGWRQIAAAIGVLMSGGAYLPVDPALPEDRRRRLLAAGEVDTILTTAALAARWPRDIRAIAVDGLAPAPRPGSIVGRARPDHLAYVIFTSGSTGEPKGVMIEHRAALNTICDVNERFGVGPHDRMLALSELGFDLSVYDIFGVLGAGGALVLPEGRSARDPDHLARLVLDHGVTLWNAVPSFMQLFVASAEAQAALRRLRLVLMSGDWIPLDLPPRLVAANPGLEVVSLGGATEASIWSILHPIGPLDPSWSSVPYGSPMRNQRFHVLGVDLEDCPDHVAGELYIAGEGLARGYWRDDARTAERFLLHPRSGERLYRTGDLGRYRDEGLIEFLGRADGQVKIGGYRVELGEIEAALSRHAAIEQAVVVARADSTGRKSLVAIYATRRGEVVEGETLRAFLSQSLPAYMVPAVYERRDALPRNGNDKIDRKALASPEAEPARAAAAPGVAERMLAVWREVLGNPRLAEDDKLFEHGAHSFHAVDANLRINRELGLPCTVTDIFEFPTARSLTAALLARSGAPAPEPMAALASRPADSRGDRRRRFRAMAAQ; from the coding sequence ATGTCCTGTCGACTGCCCGGCGCGGCTTCCTGCGAAGAATTTTGGGATCTGCTGGCCTCGGAGCGCGATGCGGTCGGCCCCATCGGCGGCGCGCGCTGGGACGGCGCGAAGCCCGACTTCGGCGGGCTTCTCGATCGCGTCGATCGTTTCGACAACGACTTCTTCGGCATATCGGCGCGCGAGGCGCGGTCGATGGATCCGCAGCAGCGGCTGCTGCTCGAGGAGACATGGCGCTGTCTCGAGGACGCCGGCGTCGCCCAGGACGAGCTGAGGTCGCGCGTCACCGCCGTCTACGCCAGCGTGATGACGATCGACTATCACCAGAATGTCGCCGCGCCAGGGACGCCGGTCGACAGCTACGCCTGTCTCGGCAATTACGTCGGCATTCTCGCCAATCGCCTGTCGCATGTGTTCGGCTGGCGCGGCGAGAGCTATGCGCTCGACGCGGCCTGCGCCGGCTCGCTCACGGCGCTGCATCAGGCGCGCCGCGCGCTGCTCGCCGGCGAGTGCGATTACGCCCTGGTCGCGGGCGTGAGCCTCATCATCAATCCCTGGCATTACCGCTCCTTCGGCAAGTCGCGCATGCTGAGCGCTAGCGGGCGCTGCCGGACCTTCGATCGCGACGCCGACGGCTATGCGCCGGGCGAAGGCGTGGCGGTGGCGCTGCTGTGCCGGGAGGAGGACGCGACGCGCAACGGCCTGCGCCTTCATGGGCGCATCCTCGGAACCGCGACCGGCCATGTCGGCTCCTCGCGCAGCATCACCGCGCCTTGCGTCGAGGCGCAGCGGCGCGTGATCGAGGCCGCCGCGCAGGCGGCCGGGATCGGCCTCGACAGCGTGTCCTATGTCGAGGCCCATGGCACCGGAACGCCGCTCGGCGATCCGGTGGAGATCGCCGCGCTCGGCGCCGCCTTCTCCGCCGGACCGCGCTCCGAGCCCTGCCGCGTCGGCTCGGTCAAGACCAATATCGGCCATCTCGAGGCCGCCGCGGGGCTCGCCGGCCTCGTCAAGACGCTGCTGATGATGCGCCATCGCCGCATCGCGCCGAGCCTGCATCTCGATTCCGTCAATCCGCTCATCGATTTCGAGTCCGGCCCGCTGCGGCCGGCGACGCGCGCCGAGCCCTGGGAGGCGCCGGTGCTGCGGGCGGGCGTCAGCGCCTTCGGCTTCGGCGGCGCCAACGCCCATGCGATCGTCGAGGAGCCGCCGCCGCTCGTCGCGCCAGCCCCGTCCGGCGCGACGCGTCTTCCCTTTCTACTGTCGGCGGCCTCGCTCGCGAGCTTTGGCGCGCTGTGGGAGTCTTGGCGCGGCTTCGTCGCCTCGGCCGCGTTCGAGCGCGCCGCTCTGGCGGATATTCTCGGCACGCTCGCGTGCGGTCGCGCGCCGCTCGCCTATCGCTTCGCGGCGGCGGTCGCTGATAAGTTCGAGCTGGCGCATCTGCTGTCCGGGCCGCCGCCCGAGCCTGGCGCATGCGCCGCGCCGCGGGTTTTGGCGGACATCGGCGGCGATCATAGCCTCGGTCTCGCCCGGCTCGCCTTGTTGCAGGCTCTCGGGCTGCGCTCGCTCATCCTCGCCCATGACGGCGATCTCGCGGACACGGATTGCGCCCTCTGGCCGCGCTATGATCGGCGCGCGCGCCGGCTGCGCCTTCCCATCGCGCTCGACGCCGCCTATCTCGCGCGCTTGCGCGAGGGGCTCGTCCTGCCGGAGGCGCCGCTGGCCGCGCGTGTCCTCGGCCGCGCCCGCGACCTTCTCCACAGCAATTTTTCCTTCCGCGCCAATATCGAGGATTGGGGCAAGCGCGCCTGCGTCGATCTCGTCGGCTGGCTCGACGCGCCGCCGGCTGGCGCGGACGATCGGCGCCTGCTGCTGCTCGCCGTCGCCGTCGCGCATCGCCGCATTCTCGCGCGCTGGCGCTTGCCGGAGCCGCGCGAGACCGCCGGCGAGTCCTTCGACGAGGTCGCTGCGCTCGTCGTCGACGGCCTGCTCGACGAGAACGAGGCGATCGCGCTTTTGGGACGCGATCCGCTGGAGCGCGTCGCCGAACGGCTCGCCCTGCGCGCGGTCGCCGCAAAAGGCGCGCCGGATCATCCGATCCTGCGCCGCGAATCCGCGGCGCGCGCCGGCGAGGTCGCGCTCGCTGCGCCGCCCGCCGCCGATCTCATCCTGCGGCTCGACGAGGGAAGCGAGACCGAGCTTCTCGCGCGGCTGTGGCGCGCCGGCGCGTCCTTCGACTGGCGGGCGCTCGGCGAGAGCTTCCGCACCGTTTCACTCCCGCTCTATCCTTTCGCGGGCGAGCGCCATTGGATCGATCTCCCGCCGCCTCCGAGCGCCGAGGATCCGCTCGACGCCTATGTCGCTAATACTTTATTCGTCGCGCTCGATCGCGCCGGGGCGTTGACGCCGCTCGGCGCGGGTTTTTCGCGCGAGGAGATGGCGCGGCGCGGCGAGGTCGATCGCGCCGATCTCGATCGCGCGCTTCACATTCTGTCGGCGCATGGCCTCGTCGCGCTCGAGGGCGGGCAGGCGCGCGCGCTGCGCACGCGGCGCGAAGCGGCGAAGGCCGCCGCCGCTCTGCGCGAGCGGCTCGCGGACGCCTCCGACAATATCGACGCCGGGCTGGAGCGGCTGCTCATGGCGCATTCGGGAACGCAGCGCGCGGCGCCGCCTCTCCCGCGGAGCGGGCTATCGAATGCGCCCATCCTCGCCCCCGCGACGTCATGGCCGGGCTTGTCCCGGCCATCCACGCCGACACGCCGTGGCTTCTCGGAAAGTTGGCGTGATGTCGACGTTCCGGCGAGCTCTACCAGGCCCTGCCCAGACGTCGCCCGACGCGAGCCGAGCGCGTGCCGGGACAAGCCCGGCCATGACTGCGGCGGGGAAGAGCCGGGAAGGGGGCTCGAGCAGATGCGCGCGCTCATTCGGCGCATCGTCGCCGAATGCGCCGGACTCGGCGGCGAGGTTGTCGCCGATGACGCGCTCTTCGCCGATCTCGGGATCGACTCGCTCGCCGCCGGCGATGTCGCCGAGCGGCTCGGCGCCGCGCTCTCGCGCCGCATCCCCGTCCATGTCGTCGACGACTGCCCCACTGTGGAGCGGCTCGCGCGTCATTTGGCGGCGGGCCATCTGGAGCAAGGCGCTCCACCTTCCCCCTCGAGGGCAGGGTCGGAAAGCGAAGCCGTCCAAGCGGAAGGCCGAAACGCTCCCTTGGGCAAGGACCGGCTGCGCGAGCTCGTCGCGCGCGTCGCCGCCTGCGATCCGGCGAGCATCGGCGATGATCGCCGCTTCGAGGAGGTCGGCGTCGATTCTCTCGCTTCCGGCGATCTCGCGCAACTCATCGGCGAGGCGCTCGGCCGGCGCGTCCCGCCCCATGTGGTCGACGATCATCCGACCCTCGCGCGTCTTGCCGCTTTTCTCGCCGACACCCCGCAGCTGGATTTCGGCGTCACGACGCAATGGCGCCTCGCCGAGCCCGGCGACCTTTCCTCGCTCGGCGCCTATGAGATCGCCCGCCGCGCCCTCGCGCCGGATGAGATCGAAGTCGAGGTCGAGGCCGCCGGCCTCAATTTCCGCGATGTGATGGAAGGGCTCGGGCGGCTCGGCGGCGCGCCACGTCCGCTCGGGCTCGAATTTTCGGGGCGCGTCTGCCGGCGCGGCGCCGGCGTCGCCGATGTCGAGATCGGCGCCGCCGTCGTCGGCGTCGTCATCGGCGCGCTCGGACGCCATGTCGTCACGCGCCGCTGTCTCGTCGCGCAAAAGCCGGAGGCGCTCTCCTTCGCCGAGGCCGCCGCCGTTCCGATCGTCTTTCTGACGGCCCTGTGGTGCCTCGAGGAAATCGCGCCGCTGCGCCGCGGCGACAGCGTGCTGATCCATGCCGGAACCGGCGGCGTCGGCCTCGCGGCCTTAGAAATCGCCGCGGCGGCCGGCGCCACGATCATCGCCACGGCGGGCAGCGAGGAGAAGCGCGCGCATCTCGCCGGGCTCGGCGTCGCCCATATCGGCGGCTCGCGCAGCGCCTCTTTCGTCGAAACCGCCCGCCGCGCCACCGCCGGCCGCGGCGTCGATGTGCTGCTCAACTGCCTCGCCGGCCCGCTGATCGACGCCGGCCTCGACCTCGTCGCGCCCGGCGGCGCCTTCATCGAGCTCGGCAAGACCGATATTCGCAGCACGGCGGAGATCGCGCGCCGCCGCCCCGATATTCGCTACGTCGTCTTCGATCTCCTCGCCGAAATCGACGAACGGCCGCAGGGCGTCGGCGAGCGCCTGCGCGCGGCGATGCAACGCTTTGCCGCCGGCGGCTTCACGGCGCCGCCGCTCAGCCTCTTCTCCTTCGACGAGGCCCCCGCCGCGCTGCGCCATCTCGCCCGCGCCCGCCATATCGGCAAGGTGGCGCTGACCGCCGCGCCGGCGCCTGCGCCGCGCCTCGCTCGCGCCGAGCCGGCGACCGACGGGCGCATCGCCATCGTCGCCATGTCGGGCCGCTTCCCCGGCGCCCCCGATGCAGCGTCCTTTTGGCGCCTGCTGCGCGAGGGGCGCGAGGCGATCGGCGAGGCGCCGGAAGGGCGCTGGCGCGATGAGGAATTCGCGGCGCTCGGCGCGCAGTCGAGCGAAGAGTCGCGCCTGCGCGCCGGCGGCTTTCTCGAGGAGGCGGAGAGTTTCGACGCCGCCTTCTTCGGCGTTTCGCCGCGCGAGGCGCTGGCCATGGATCCGCAGCAGCGGCTGCTGCTCGAGGAGGCGTTCGTCGCGCTCGCCGCGGCCGGCGTCGCGCCGCGCGGCGAGGCCGATCCGCGCGTCGGCGTCTATATCGGCGCCAGCGCCGGCGATTATGATCTCAAGACCGCGCTGCTTCGCCTGCCGCAGGATGGGCCGTCGCTGCTCGGCCAAATGCCGTCCTCGCTGGCGGCGCGCGTCAGCTACGCCTTCGATTTCGCTGGTCCGGCGTTCACGATCGACACGGGATGCACGTCCTCGATCACGGCGCTGAAGCTCGCCGCCGAGGCGCTGGAGCGCGGAGAGATCGACATGGCGCTGGTCGGCGCGGTCGCCGCGCAATCCACGCCGCAGCTCGCCGTCCAGGCGGCGCGCGCCGAAATTCTCGCCGCCGACGGCCGCTGCCGCTCCTTCAGCGGGGATGGCGAGGGCCTCGGCCTGTCGGAGGGCGTCGGCGTCGTGGTGCTGAAGCGCCTCGCCGACGCGCTCGCGGCGCCCGATCGGCCGCTCGCGGCTCTGCGCGCCGTCGGCGTGCGCCAGAACGGCGCGACGCGGGGCTTCAGCGCGCCTTCGGTCGCCGCGCAGACGGCGCTCGCCCGCGAGATTTTGGCGCGCGCGGGGGTGGAGCCGGCCGAGGTCGGCTACGTCGAGGCGCATGGCGTCGGCACCAAGACCGGCGACAGGGCCGAGGCCAGCGCGCTCGCCGCGGTGTTCGGGCGCGGCGCGCCGCTGCCTATCGGCTCGGTGAAGAGCAATATCGGCCATGCGCTGGCGACGGCCGGCATGGCCGGCCTGTTCAAAGCAGTGCTGCAGCTGCGCCACGCCCAGCTCGCGCCCTCTCTCCATGCGCGCGAGGAGCCGCCCGAATTCACCGGCTCGCGCCTCGTCCTCAATCGGCGCCTCGCGCCCTGGGCCGCGCCGTCCGGCAAGCCGCGTCTCGCCGTGGTCAACGCCTTCGGCGTCAATGGCGGCAATGGCTGTCTCCTCGTCGAGGAGGCGCCGGCCCTCGCGGAGCCGGCGCGCGCCGCGCCGGCGGAGGGGCTGCTCGTCATGACCGCGGCCGCCTCGCAGGCGAGCCTGCGCGCGCGGCTCGAATCGCTGGCGGCGTGGGTCGCCGAGGAGCGGGCGCAGCTCGCCGACATCGCCTGCACGCTGCATGCGGAGCTCGCCGCTCTGCCCGCTTGCGCGCGAAAATTCCGCGCCGCCTTCGTCGCCTGCTCCAGCGAGGAGCTGCGGGCGCAGATCGGCGCGGCGCTGGCGAAAGATCGCCTGCGCGAGGCGCGCCGGCACGATCCGGAGATGCAGCGCATCTTCGCCGGCGCGGCCGAGCAATTCTGCCGCGAGGCCGCCGTCGAGGGACGGAGCAAGCTCGAAGCCGCGGCCATGATGTTCATGGACGGCGTCGATTTTCGCCCGCCCGCGCCGCATCCGGGCGCGCGGCGCCTCGCCTTCCTGCCCGGCTATCGTTTCGAGCGGCAGAAATTCTGGCCCGGCGCCGAGCCCTCTCTCGCGACCGAGAGACCGCGCGCGGCGCAATCGCCGAACGAGGATCGCCGGTTGACGCAGCTGCGCTCCGCCGCCGCGGAGGTTCTGGCGCTGCCGTTCGCAAAGCTCGACGCAGGCGCCTCGCTCCCGAGCCTCGGTCTCGACTCCCTGCTGGCGCTCGACCTGCGGCGGCGCCTCCTGCGCGCCCTCGGCGCCGCGCCCGATGTGCCGGCGCTGCTGAGCCGGACGCCGCTCGCAGCGCTCGCGGCGGGACTGCCGCAGGACGCGGCGAGCGCCGCGCCGGCGACGATCGCCGTCGATCCCGCCGCGCGCTTCGAGCCCTTTCCGCTCACCGATATTCAGATGGCCTATTGGCTCGGCCGCGGCGGCGGCTATGCGCTCGGCGGCGCCTGCCAGGTCTATTGGGAGTTCGTCGGCGCCCCGGATCGCGATCCCGCGCGGCTCGAGGCGGCGTTCAACCGCCTCGTGGCGCTGCACGATATGCTGCGCGCCGTGGTCGCGCCGGACGCGACCCAGCGCGTGCTCCCCAGCGTCCCGCATTACGCCATCGAGCGGCACGATTTTCACGACCATGGGGAAGGGCTCGCGGCGCTGCGCGCGGCGATGTCGCGGGAACAGTTCGATCCCGAGCGCTGGCCGCTGTTTCATGTCGCCTTCAGCCGCGACGGCGCGGTGTCGCGCCTGCATCTTAGCGTCGATCTGCTCATCATCGACGTGCCGAGCCTCGCGCTGCTGATCGGCCAATGGGCGCGGCTCGAGCGCGAGCCCGAGGCGCCGCTCGCGCCGCCGGCGATCGCCTTCCGCGATTATGTGCTGCATCGCCGTCGCGCGGAGGCGGACGCGGCCTTCGAGGACGCGCGCGCCTATTGGGCGAAGGAGGGCGCGTCCCTGCCGCCGGCGCCGCGGCTCAGAGGCATGAAGCCGCTCGACGCCGCGCCCGCGCCGCAATGGCGCCGGCTGCACGGCCGTCTCGACCCCGCGCCGCGCCGCGCGCTCGAGGCCGGCGCCGCGGCACAGGGCGTCACTCTGGTCGCCGTGCTGGTCACGACGCTCGCCGAGGTTCTGGCGCATTGGGCGGAGGAGCGGCGCTTCACGCTCAATCTCACCGTCAACGACCGCGACGCGCCGCATCCGGACATTGCGCGCGTCATCGGCGATTTCACCTCGACCCTGCTGCTCGACCTCGATCTCGAGACCGAGGCGCCCTTCGCTGCACGTCTCGAGACGGCGGCCGCGCGCCTCGCGGCTCATCTCGCCCATGCCCGCTTCTCGGGCGTGAAGGTCGCGCAGCAGCGCGGATTGCGGGGCGAGGAAGCGCTGATGCCGGTGGTCTTCACCAGCATGCTCGGCTATGGCCCGCTCTCGGGACCGCTCGGCCGGCTCGATTTCGGCGCCACCCGCACGCCGCAAGTCTGGCTCGACGTTCAGGCGATGGACGACGAGGGCGCGCTCGTCCTCAGCTTCGACGCGGTCGAAGCGCTGTTCCCGAGCGGCTTGCTGGACGCGATCTTCGCGACTTGGCGCGAGGCTCTGGCGGCGCTGGCCGGCGACGCGAGCCTCTGGCGCCGCCCGCTCGGCGACTGGATCGGCGCGCGCGAGCGCAAATGGCGAGACATGCGCAACGCCACCGCGCATCCCCTGCCGGAAGGCCTGCTGCACGAGCCCTTTCTCGCCCGAGCGCTGGCGCATCCGGAGCGAATCGCTGTCATCGCCGCCGGGCAGGAGGTCAGCTATGGCCGTCTGCTGGCGCAAGCGACCGCGGTAGCCGAGGCGCTCGGCCCATGCGCGCCCAACCGGCTCGTCGCCATCGGCATGAGCAAGGGCTGGCGGCAGATCGCCGCCGCCATCGGCGTGCTGATGTCCGGCGGCGCCTATCTGCCCGTCGATCCCGCTTTGCCCGAGGACCGCCGCCGCCGGCTGCTCGCCGCCGGGGAGGTCGACACGATTCTGACGACCGCCGCGCTCGCCGCGCGCTGGCCGCGGGACATCCGCGCCATTGCGGTCGACGGACTCGCGCCGGCGCCGCGCCCCGGCTCGATCGTGGGACGAGCGCGGCCGGATCATCTCGCTTATGTGATCTTCACCTCCGGCTCCACCGGCGAGCCCAAGGGCGTGATGATCGAGCATCGCGCCGCGCTGAACACGATCTGCGACGTCAATGAGCGCTTCGGCGTCGGGCCGCATGACCGCATGCTCGCCCTCTCCGAGCTCGGCTTCGATCTCTCGGTCTATGATATTTTCGGCGTGCTCGGCGCCGGCGGCGCGCTGGTGCTGCCGGAGGGCCGCTCGGCGCGGGACCCGGACCATCTCGCCCGGCTCGTCCTCGATCATGGCGTGACCCTTTGGAACGCCGTGCCCTCCTTCATGCAGCTCTTCGTCGCGAGCGCCGAGGCGCAGGCGGCGCTGCGGCGCCTGCGCCTCGTGCTGATGAGCGGCGATTGGATCCCGCTCGATCTGCCGCCGCGCCTCGTCGCCGCCAACCCCGGCCTCGAGGTCGTGAGCCTCGGCGGCGCGACCGAGGCCTCGATCTGGTCGATCCTCCATCCCATCGGCCCGCTCGATCCGTCCTGGAGCAGCGTTCCTTACGGCTCGCCGATGCGCAATCAGCGGTTCCATGTGCTCGGCGTCGATCTCGAGGATTGCCCGGACCATGTCGCCGGCGAGCTCTACATCGCCGGGGAGGGGCTGGCGCGCGGCTATTGGCGCGACGACGCGCGGACGGCGGAGCGCTTCCTGCTCCATCCGCGCAGCGGCGAGCGGCTCTATCGCACCGGCGATCTCGGCCGCTATCGCGACGAGGGCCTCATCGAATTCCTGGGCCGCGCCGACGGACAGGTGAAGATCGGCGGCTATCGCGTCGAGCTCGGCGAGATCGAGGCGGCGCTGTCGCGCCATGCGGCGATCGAGCAGGCGGTCGTGGTCGCGCGCGCCGACTCCACCGGCCGCAAGAGCCTCGTCGCCATCTATGCGACACGGCGCGGCGAGGTGGTCGAAGGCGAGACGCTGCGCGCCTTCCTGTCGCAATCCCTGCCGGCCTATATGGTCCCCGCCGTCTATGAGCGGCGCGACGCGCTGCCGCGCAATGGCAATGACAAGATCGACCGCAAGGCGCTGGCGAGCCCGGAGGCCGAGCCGGCGCGCGCCGCCGCGGCCCCGGGAGTGGCCGAACGCATGCTCGCCGTCTGGCGCGAGGTCCTGGGCAATCCGCGCCTCGCCGAGGACGACAAGCTCTTCGAGCACGGCGCGCATTCCTTCCACGCGGTCGACGCCAATCTGCGCATCAATCGCGAGCTCGGCCTTCCCTGCACGGTGACCGATATTTTCGAGTTCCCGACCGCCCGCTCGCTCACGGCCGCTCTGCTCGCGCGCAGCGGCGCGCCGGCGCCCGAGCCCATGGCCGCGCTCGCAAGCCGCCCCGCCGATTCGCGCGGCGACCGCCGCCGGCGCTTCCGCGCCATGGCCGCGCAGTGA